The Desulfovibrio desulfuricans genome contains the following window.
GGTACAATCACTTCATCGAAGCCCTCGACTTCAAATTGGATGCCATGCTTGGCGCTCCGGCTCCAACGTCCGCGCATATCATAGCGCAGATTATCTGCCGTCGGCAGGCAATAACCCACCGCCTTGATCTCAGAAACCACATTCCCCGCCGCGTCCATGACCTTCTCACAAGGTCGGTACAGGGCGATCATGTAGCTGGCATCACCGGCCGTAACTGCTTTCGGGTAGATCAGCCTTTTGAATTGACATATCAAGATCGATT
Protein-coding sequences here:
- a CDS encoding YrrC family ATP-dependent DNA helicase, translating into MIALYRPCEKVMDAAGNVVSEIKAVGYCLPTADNLRYDMRGRWSRSAKHGIQFEVEGFDEVIVP